Proteins encoded within one genomic window of Humulus lupulus chromosome 1, drHumLupu1.1, whole genome shotgun sequence:
- the LOC133828229 gene encoding uncharacterized protein LOC133828229: MPSYVKFMKEILSRKRKLEDYETVALTEERNAILPKKLPPKLKDPGSFNIPCSIADLIGTNALYDLGASVNLMPLSMFQKMNLGEARPTTVSLQMTDRLVNHPLGVIEDVFVKVGELKLQVQNDEVIFKVFAAIEIPTCCRVEVVNQEGNKLEVSKKSSIVKTEMIKGHNRLKKYFNERI, translated from the exons atgccaagttatgtgaagtttatgaaagaaattttgtcaaGGAAGAGGAAATTAGAGGATTATGAGACCGTTGCACTAACTGAAGAGCGCAACGCAATACTTCCGAAGAAACTACCtccaaagcttaaagatcctggtagtttcaatatcccaTGTTCTATAGCGGATTTAATTGGAACAAATGCTTTATACGATTTAGGGGCCAGTGTGAATTTAATGCCTCTATCAATGTTTCAGAAGatgaatttgggagaagctcggCCAACTACGGTATCTTTGCAGATGACTGATAGATTAGTTAATCACCCTCTTGGAGTGATTGAGGACGTATTTGTAAAAGTGG gtGAGTTAAAGCTGCAAGTGCAAAACGATGAAGTTATATTTAAAGTTTTTGCAGCAATagaaattccaacttgttgtagagttgaagtggtaaaCCAAGAAGGGAACAAGTTGGAAGTCTCTAAGAAAAGCTCCATAGTTAAAACTGAAATGATAAAGGGGCATAACCGGTTAAAAAAATACTTTAATGAAAGGATTTGA